CTTCTGAGCCTCTTGTGCGCTGAAGCACACCGGCGTATTCTCCTCTCAATTCTGAAATGTTTATGTTTCACAATGAAGGGGAGAATGTCATGCGCGTGAAGAAGGCGATCGCATGCCTGGTGGCGGCCACCGCTGGAGTGTCGCTCATCGCGGCGCCGGCGGCGGCCGCGCCGTCGTCCGTCCGGGTGGCTCCGGCACCACTGGTGCCGCTGCCGCAGGAACTGGACTCGAGTTTCTATCGGCCCGCCCAGTCGCGGGTCGCAGCAGCTGCGCCAGGCGAGATCCTCGGAGCCCGACGGATCAATGCGGCGAACTTCGGCGTCGCGCCGCTCAACGTCGACGCCTGGCAGTTGTCGTTCCGGTCCACCGACACCAGTGGTCGGCCCATTCCCGCCGTCACCACGATCCTGAAGCCGCGCGGCGCGACGAAGGGTCCGCGCAAGGTGATCTCGATGCAGATCGCCGAGGACTCGACCGCGGGCTACTGCTCGACGTCGTACGCGGTTCAGCACCTCAACGCGAGTCCCCTGCTGGGGCAGGTGGTGGCGCCGGCGGAACTGTTGGTCGGACAAGGCTTTCTCGCACAGGGCTACGCGCTCGTCCTGCCGGACCATGAAGGGCCGAACCACGCGTACGCCGCAGGCCCGCTCGGTGCGCGGATCACACTGGACAGCCTGCGTGCCGCGAAGCAGTTCGCGCCGTCGACCATCACCGACGCGTCTCCGATCGGCCTGTACGGATACTCCGGGGGCGCCATCGTCACCGGCCATACCGCCGAACTGAAGCAGTCGTATGCACCCGAGCTGAACATCGTGGGCGCTGCGGAAGGCGGCGTGCCCGCCGACCTCGGTTCACTGTTGCGCACCGCGCAGAACGGCGCCACCAGCGGTCTGGTGCTCGGTGCCGTTTTTGGCCTGGCCCGCGAGTACAAGTACTTCGACACGTTCCTCGACCGTCGACTGAATCCGCTCGGCAAAGGGCTGCGCGACCTGAAGGGGCCACTCTGCGTGCAGTATCAGGCCGCGACGTTCCCGTTCCTCAACAACATCGGGCTCATCGACTGGCCGGGCGGCGCGCTCAACGCGCCGAGCGTCAAGCGGCTGCTGGTCGACACCAGGATGGGGCGCGCCCGCCCGGACGTCCCGATGTACATCTGGAACTCGCAGCTCGACGAGATCGTCCCGGTCGGCCAGGTGAACACACTGGTGAAGAAGTACTGCGCCGCACCGGGCCCGTCGATCACGTATACCCGGGATCACCTGTCCGAGCACATCATCGGCGAGGTCGCCGGTGCGCCCATGGCGTTCCTGTGGCTGAAGGACCGTCTCGACGGAAAGCCTGCGGTGCCCGGCTGCACCACACGCGACGAACTGTCGATGACCACCGACGCCAAGTGGTGGCCCACGTTCTCCCGAACCATCGGGACCGACCTCGCGGCACTGTTCGGCGCGGCGATCGGGCGCGGCAAGTAGTTTGGACGCGTGACCGAGTCCAGGAGTTATCGAGGACAGTCCGTCGACGACCGCCGACGACTGCGCCGCGCCAGGTTCCTGGACTCGGGCCTGCAACTCTTCGGGACGCAGGGGTACACGGGGACGTCCATCCCCGCCGTCTGCAAACACGCCGCCCTGTCGTCGCGGCAGTTCTACGAGGTGTTCGCCGACAGGGAGGACCTCCTCAAGGCTCTGTACGACGAGACACAGGACGCCGCTATGGCGGCGGTCTCCGACGCCATAGCCGCGGAACTCGAGAAACAGTCCACCCTCGAAGAGATGTTCAGCGCGGGCATCACGGCGTTTGTCATGTACTACGCCGACAGCCCACAACGCATTCGCGTGAGCTTCATCGAGGTGGTCGGTGTGAGCCCGGCATTCGAGGCGCACCGTCGCGAACGCAGGCTCCGGTGGGCCTCGTTGCTGGCTGCTGTGTCCGAGCGTGGAGCCCAGCAGGGCATGGACGTGACCGCGACGGACCCACTCGCCTGGGCCGCCTATCTGGGCGCGGTCAACGCCGCCATCGTCGAGCACTCGGAGGTCCCGTCGACCACCGTTGACGACGTGATGCGTGTGATGCGTCGAATGCTCAGGCCCGGCGTACTCGGCTGACCGCCCGCCCTATCCTCTAGGGATGACTCGCCACCAGGCCATCAACGGACTCGTCGGCGTCGCCGCCGTCGCGATCGGCGTGGTCTTCGCGCTGCGACCATTCGGATCGGTTCCGATCCTCGCGGCCGCGATCGCCGGCGGGCTGATCGTCGCGGGCATCGGCGAGGCGACACGGGCGGCGGACGGCGCGTTACCTCTCCGCTACGCCGGGGCCGCCGCACTGTTCACCACCGGCGTGGTCCTCCTCGCCTGGCAGGGGCTGTCGATCGTGTCGGTCGCGCTGGTCTCCGGAGTCGGCCTCGTCGCCTGGGGCGCCACCAGAATCGTCGGAGCGATACGCGGCGACGACGTTGCCACGCGGGTCGCGGACGCTCTGCTCGGCATCGCCGCCATCGCGCTCGCCGTCACCGCGTTCGCGTGGCCCGGGGTCACGATCTTCGCCGCGACATTCGTCGCAGGCATCGCACTGGTCTGGTTCGGCCTCACCCGCCTGTATCGCATCGTTCGAGGGCCCTCGGAGACCGCAGGCAGACCGCACCGGGTGCTGCGCCTTGCCACGGCAGTCATCGCTGTCGTCATCGCCGTGCCATTGGCGGTCGTCTCAATCGGCGTGCATCGCTCGTCGCCGACGCCGGACGACTTCTACTCCGCCCCCCTAGATCCCGCAGCAAAGCCCGGAACACTCCTGCGCACCGAAGACTTCCACCGCGACGTCCCCGACGAAGCGCGGGCATGGCGAATCCTGTACACGACCACCCGAGACGACGGAGCCGCCGCGCTGGCGAGCGCCATCGTCGTCGCTCCGAAGAGCCCGCCGCCAGGCCCTCGCCCGGTGATCGCCTGGGCACACGGCACCACCGGAGCCGCACCCGGTTGCGCGCCGTCCGTGCTCGACCACCCGTTCACCGCGGGCGCCACCCCCGCGCTCCCCGAGGTGATCGCGTCGGGCTCGGTGATGGTCGCGACCGACTACACGGGACTCGGCACCGAAGGTCCGACGCCGTACCTCATCGGCCAGGGTGAAGCGCGCTCCGTCCTCGACTCGGTGCGCGCAGCCAGAGGCATGTCGCAACTACAGTTGTCACCGCGCACTGTGGTGTGGGGCCACTCGCAGGGCGGTCACGCCGCGCTGTGGACCGGCATCGTCGCCCCGACGTACGCGCCGGACGTCGAAGTCTCGGGCGTCGCCGCGATGGCGCCCGCGTCTGATCTGCTCGGACTGGCGGACAAGCTGATGGGGATGACCGGCGGAGCTGTCTTCGGTTCGTACGTCCTCGACGCGTACAGCCGCACGTACGGCGACATCGACTTCGACGACTACGTCGAACCGCAGGCCCGCCTGCCACTCCATACGATGGCGACCCGCTGTCTGAGCGAACCCGCAGTCGTCGCATCGGTCATCGAGGCGTTCCTCGTCGGCACCGACCCGTACGGAGGAAGTCTGGACGACGGCCCGTTGAAGCAGCGCCTCATCGAGAACACGCCGTCGGCGAAACTGACCATGCCGTTGTTTCTCGCTCAGGGCGACGCCGACGACCTGATCAGTCCGGCAGGCCAACAGTCGTTCGCGGCTCGTCAGCGCTCGGTCGGCACCGACGTCGACTTCCGGACGTATCCGGGATTGGGACACGTGCCGCTCGTCGAGGCGGGCTCCCCCGCCGTCGACGACTTGCTCGCATGGACCAGGTCGGTGATCGACGAGGGCCAGCGGCAGTTCAACTAGGACTGCGTCAACTGCTCCACCAGCGCGTCCAGAACCGACGCGTCTTCGATCGTCGACGGGACCGTGTACTCCTCGCCGTCGACGATCTGCCGCATCGTCTTGCGGAGGATCTTGCCCGAGCGGGTCTTCGGCAGCGACGCCACGACGGTGACGTCGCGGAACGTCGCTACCGCGCCGATCTCGTCGCGAACGCGCTGTACGAGTTCGGACCGCAGAGTGTCGTCGTTGACGTCGACCCCCGCCTTGAGGACGACGTAACCGCTCGGACGCTGGCCTTTCAGATCGTCGCGAATGCCGATGACGGCACACTCTGCGACCGCGGGGTGCGCGGCCACGACGGCCTCGATGCTGCCGGTGGACAGCCGGTGACCGGCGACGTTGATGACGTCGTCAGACCGCCCGAGCACCACGACGTAGCCGTCGGCGTCGATGTACCCGGAGTCGCCGGTGAGGTAGAAGCCGTCGAATGTGTTGAGATACGACGCGCGGAGCCGGTCCTCGTCACGCCACAGTCCGGCGAGAGTCCCCGGTGGGAGCGGCAGTCGGATCACGATGTTGCCCTCCCCGCCTGCGGGCACCGGTCCCCCGGTCGCGTCGACGACCTCGACGGCGTACCCCGGTACCGGCACAGTCGGCGATCCCGCCTTGATCGGCATCGGTTCGAGGCCTCGAAGGTTCGCGGCGATCGCCCAGCCGGTCTCGGTCTGCCACCAGTGATCGACCACCGGCACCCCGAGCACCTCCGACGCCCAGGTGTAGGTGTCGGGGTCGAGCCGCTCCCCCGCCGCGAACAGGGTCCGCAGCGTGGACGTGTTGTACTTGGCGAGTTCGGTCGCGTCGGGATCGGCCTTGCGGATCGCGCGGATCGCGGTCGGCGCGGTGAACAGCGCGGCCACTTTGTGCTGGTCGATCACCCGCCAGAACGCACCCGCGTCGGGCGTCCCGACCGGCTTTCCCTCGTACATGACAGTCGTCGCACCGACGAGGAGTGGCCCGTAGACGATGTAGCTGTGGCCGACCACCCAGCCGACATCGGACGCCGTCCACCAGACGTCGCCGGGCGAGATGTCGTAGACGTTGTGCATCGACCAGGTCAGGGCGACGGCGTGGCCGCCGTTGTCACGCACCACGCCCTTCGGCTTCCCCGTTGTTCCCGAGGTGTAGAGGATGTACAGCGGGTCTGTGGCTGCCACCTCGACGGGAGCGGCGGGTGACGCGGCTGCTAGCTCGGCGTCCCAGTCGAGCCAGCCGTCGTAGTCGGAGGCTGAACCGGGGACTTCCGCGCGGTCTTTCACGATCACAGTGCTCGGCGTGGAGGCAGCCAGTTCGATGGCGGACTTCACCAGCGGGAGGTACTCGACGACGCGGCCGGGCTCGAGACCACCCGACGCGGTGATCACCGCGACGGGCTCGGCGTCGTCGATGCGCGTGGCGAGTTCGGGTGCCGCGAAGCCGCCGAAGACCACTGAGTGGACTGCTCCGATGCGGGCGCAGGCGAGCATGGCGATCGCCGCCTCCGGGATCATCGGCAGGTAGATCACCACGCGGTCGCCCTTGGTGACTCCTTGCGCCGCGAGCACTCCCGCGAACGCCGCGACCTCGTCGAGCAACTGCGCGTAGGTGTACGTGCGGACGGTGGACGTCATCGCAGAGTCCCAGATCAAGGCGATCTGATCACCCCGGCCCGACGCGACGTGGCGGTCGAGCGCGTTCGTCGACGTGTTCAGGGAGCCGTCGGGGAACCACCGGTAGATCGGCGGGTTCGAATCATCGAGCGCTCGAGTAGGCGGCGTGATCCAGTCGACCCCCGCCGCAGCGTCGAGCCAGAAGTCGTCGGGGTGATCGATGCTGCGAGCGAAGGCGTCTGCGTAGGATCCCATTCCGCAACCGTAGTGAACGCTCGGTGACGGCGGTCACGCAGGCGGCGATCAGCCGCCCACTTGTTCAACGATGAACCCCAGCAGAATGACGGCCGTGCCGCCGATCTCTCCGACTATGAGGGCGACCATCGACGCGGTCATCATCGGCGACTTCGGGTGCAGTTGGTTCTCCGTGTCGCGGAGAGCGCCGTGGAGGCAGTACGACGCTATCGCGGTGACGAAGAAGAAGACGACCACCAGCAGGGCGGTGAGATTCACGGCTGTGTTCCACGCACTGAACTGCACGAACACACCCAGCATCGCCGTCGCGAACGAGTACATGAGCGCGGCACGGTGCGCGATGTCGACGTAGATGTGTGCCGCGCCGTCCGGGCTGCGCATGATCTGCGCGAATTTCCAGACGCCGAGGATCAACGCCCACAGGAAGATCACGCCGGCTGCGATCAGCGCGACCTGCGTCGCGAGAGTCAGAGTCATGCCTCCCACTCTTTCACGGCAACCCAGTCGATCACCCCATACGCGGTTCTGCGCCGGCGTCGACATCCACCGGCTCATGATGCGCGGCGCAGTACCGCACGGTCGAGGCTCTGACCAACCCCGACCAATCATTTGAATGTTGAAATGAGCTGACGTATGATCATTTCAAGTTTGAAATATCTACTCGGCATACAGAGGCTCCCGATGACAATCACACCCAGCACCACGGCACTGGCCGACGCGACGATCCGCGCCGACCACCCGTTCGCACAGCACCTCGTCCACGCCGCAGCCGTCTCCGCTGCGACACCCCACCGCGCCTGGACTCCGGACGACGGACCCCTCCCCGCGCTGTACCTGTCCCACGGAGCCCCTCCCACCTTCGAGGACGCCGAGTGGATGCGCCAACTGCATGACTGGTCGCAGGCTCTGCCGAGGCCACGCGCGATCCTCATCGTGAGCGCACACTGGGAATCGGACGAGCTCGGAATCACCAGCACCGTGCCGACTGAACTCGTCTACGATTTCGGCGGCTTCGACCCGATGTACTACCGCATGCGATACGACACCCCCGACAACACCGGTCTCGCACAGCGCCTGCTCGACGTCCTACCGGACACGCAACGCGTGTACGAGCACCGAAATCGCGGCCTCGACCACGGCGCGTGGCTGCCCCTCAAGGTCATGTACCCCGAGGCCGACATCCCGGTTCTGCAGCTGTCGATGCCGACGCACGACCCACAGGCGCTGTTCGCCATCGGGCAGCGCCTGCAGACACTCCGAGCCGAGGGAGTCCTGGTGATCGGGTCCGGTTTCATGACCCACGGGCTGCCCTACTTGGACTGGTCTCGCCCCGACATCGTTCCGACGTGGTCGACAGAGTTCGACGAGTGGGCGGCCGACGCCCTGTCACGAGGCGACGTCGACTCCCTCGAACGATTCCGCAGCCTCGCTCCCGGACTGCCGTTCGCTCACCCGACGGTTGAGCATTTCACGCCGATCTTCGTCACCCTCGGCGCGGCGACCGATGCGACAGCACCGGTCACCACCGCGATCGAGGGCTTCGCGATGGGCCTCGCCAAGCGGTCGTTCCAGGCTGCCTGATGTCCGACGAACCGCGCTGGCTCACCGCCGCGGAGATGGATGCGTGGCTGCCGCTTCTCGCCGTCATCAATCTGCTGCCTCAGGCTCTCGACCAACAGCTCCGGACTGACGCGGGGATCAGCCACGTCTACTACTCGATGCTCGCGCTGCTCTCGAACGCACCCGACCGCACGATGACGATGGGCGAGCTCGCCCGCGACAGCTTCACGAGCCCGTCCCGCCTCACGCATGCAGTCGCGAGCATGGAGAAGCGCGGTTGGGTCGCTCGATGTGCCGACCCGGAGAACAGGCGGATCCAGAACGTCTCCCTGACCGACAACGGCGTGGAGCTGCTCGTGCGTATCGCACCCGGCCACGTCGACGAGGTCCGTCGCCGAGTGTTCGACCGACTGTCGCCGGCTCAGGTCGACCAGTTGCGCGACATCGCGTCAACGCTCGCCGAGCAGGGCTAGTCGTCGAACTGCGGAGGAACGGTGTCGAGCAGCCGGGAGTCCGGCTCGTCGCCCGACATCGCCAGAAGTCCGACCACCGCTCGCCCGATCGTCAGCAGATCCCGGGGGTCACGTTTGTCGAGACCGCCGATGAGCTGCTTGAGAATCGTGAGCTGGTCGAAGTAGATCCGTTCGACGATCAGGTTCTCGTTGTCGTCGAAGATGAAGTATGCGGTCATGCGCGTACGGTGCGACGATCCAGTCGGCGGGATCTTGCCGAGCGGACCGAGATGCGTGCCGAGCAGCCAGAACTCGACGACCACTGCGTCGACGGTGTGTCGGAACGCGATGATCTCGTGATTCTGGTCGGGAAACGCGACCCGCGTGTCGTGGTAGTAGTCGCGGACTTCACGGGCCCCGTCGTGGACGGCCATCTGCGCAATCAACTCGTAGTGGGGATGAGGGAAGGTCGAGAGCGTCGCGTCCCAGTCCTGCGCGACCTCGTCGTGGAAGTGGTCCAGGACAAGCTTCTCGCGGGCACGGAGCACATGCTCGGGCGGGAGTTCAAAACGGGTCATGGCGGCCTCCTAACATCTGCTCCCGTCAACATATACCCACAGCGTGGATTAACTCAAGGGATGCGGCACAATGAGCCGGTGGACCTTTCACCGCGCCGCGGGCGACCACCCAAGGGCGAAGCCAGACTCTCCCGGGAAGCGATCGTCGACGCGGCGCTGCAGCTGATCGACGACGAGGGCATCAATGCGCTCAGCATGCGATCGGTCGCACGCCACCTCTCCTCCGACCCGAAGAGCCTGTACAACCATGTCGGCGGCATCGACGATCTGCTCGACGCCGTCGCCGAACGCCTGCTCGGGTCGATCACCGCACCCGAGCTGTCGGGCGACTTGCGCACCGACCTGCGCGCGATCGCCCTCGCTTTTCGCGCGGGCACCCTGAGTCACCGCGCAGCCGCACCGCTCATCCTGACTCGGCAACTGACGTCGATGGCATCCCTTGCTCCGGTGAACACCGCACTCGCCGCCATGCACAACGCCGGATTCTCCACCGACGACGCCGTCCATCTAATGCGAGCGACCCTCGCCGCACTCGTCGGCACACTGCTGCGCGAGGTCAACGCCGCTCCGACGTTCGGGACCGCCGACACGGAGGCGATCGCCAAACGCGAGTCCGACCTCGCCGGAAGCGAGTTGTCCGCAGTCGCCGAGGTGGCACCACAGCTGGCCAGGTTCGATGCCGAGGCCGAGTTCCACTACACCGTCGAATTCCTGATAGACGGTGTGCTCGCGCGCAAACCCTCGGCAGTCAACGACTAGGCAGCACCCCACCGTCGGGAGCGCCCGGACCGTGCTGAAGTTCGAGGTCGCGCGCACGTAGATGCTCGCCGCATTCCGAGCAGTGCAATTCCGCAGTGACAACCGAGCCGCAGGAGTGAGCCACTTCCACCGGCGCACCGTCGGGCGCATACCAGCGATCACCCCACTGACGGAGCATCATCAACACCCGCCAGAGGTCGCGCCCCTTCGGCGTCAGCACGTACTCGTGGCGGACAGGCCGGTCCTGATACTGGACGGTTGTGAAGATCCCGTGTTCCACGAGGCCGTCGAGTCGTTGACTGAGCACGTTCCGGGCTATTCCGAGCCGTGACTGGAACTCGTCGAATCGCGTGACGCCCATCAGGGCGTCACGCAGGATCAACGGCGTCCACCACTCCCCGATCACCTCGAGACTCTGGGCGATGGAGCAGTTCATGTCGACAAAGCTGGCGCGGCGCATGTACTCATCATAGTCAGTTGCTTCATAGAACGCACCTCGTCTACAGTCCGTTTCATGACACAACTAACTAGTCGGGCGTCGACGTCGACGCCGAGTCGGGCTGTGATTCCGATCGTCGCCACAACCGTCCTGCTCTCCGGATTCGACCTGTTCGTGGTCAACGTGGTCCTCACTCAGATAGCCGACGACCTGCACGTCGCCGACCTGTCAGACCTCTCGTGGATCCTGAACGCGTACACGATCGCGTTCGCCGCTCTCTTGATTCCGGCAGGCAGGCTGAGCGACCGGATCGGTAGTCATCGTGCGCTCGTCGCGGGCCTCGCCCTCTTCGCGATCACGTCGGCCGGATGTGCGTTCAGCACGTCGCTGACCACGCTGATCGTGATGCGGGCACTTCAAGGTGCGAGCGCAGCGCTCATGACACCGTCATCGCTCGGGGTCGTCTTGGAGGGGACGGCGCCCGAGAAGCGCGCGGGCGCCGTCCGACTCTGGGCCGCGCTCGGCGGACTCGGTGCCGCACTCGGACCGGTAGTCGGCGGTGGCCTCGCAGAATTCGGCTGGAGATGGGTGTTCCTGATCAACATTCCGATCGCAGGCGCCGCGGCACTCGCGACGTGGTTCCTCGTCGCGCGCTCGACTCCGCGCCGCGAGCATCACCTCGGCCTGATGCAATCGGCTGTTCTCGCGGGCTCGATCGCCGCGCTGGTCGCGGCGCTCGTCAACGGCGGCGAGTGGGGATGGTCGTCTGCCCAGACTGCAATCCTTGCCGTGATCGCGCTCGTCGGCTTCTCCTCTACCGGACTGACCAGCGCGTTTGGACGACGCCCGATCCTCGAACCGCAGCTCTTGCGGGTTCCGCGCATCATTCCGGCCGCCGCGGTCCTCCTCGTCTTCCACGTGGCGTTCGGAGCGATGTTGTTGACGGTCATCCTGTGGATGGAAGGGGTTTGGGGCTGGTCCCCACTGCGCGCCGGTCTCGGCATCGCGCCCGGCCCGGCGATCGTTCCGATCGTGGCGATTCTCGCCGGCCGTGTCGCCGACCGAATCGCGCCGCGGGTGCTTGCCGGCCTCGGCGGAGCTGTCTTCGCTGTGGGCGTCGCCAGTTGGGCGCTGGTCACCCAGGCCGACTCGACCTACGCCGCGGCAATCCTGCCGGGAGCCCTCTTGACCGGCGTCGGCGTCGGGCTGATCACGCCGACCGCCATGGCGATCGGAACGTCGGCCCTCCCGGCACAGTGGTTCGCTACCGGGTCCGGCGTGCTCAGCATGGCCCGCCAGGTCGGTATCGCAGTCGGTGTCGCGGTGGCCGTCGCGTGCCTCGGGTCTGCGTCCGACGTCTCCGATTTCCACCTCACGTGGTGGGTCACCGCCGCAGTCTCACTGATCGCAGGCGCGCCCCTGTTCGCCGCCACCAAGGAGACCCGAGAATGACCGACCAGTTCACCACCCTGCACCGTCTGCTCGACGGCCGCACCGTCGACTCTGAACGCCTGCGCACCGTGTACGGGTTCGGCGGACTCCACGGTGGGATCCTTTCGGCGATGCTGCTCGGCCACATGCGCCGCGCAGTCGACGCATCGTTCCGACCGGTCGAGTTGACCACCCAGTTCATCGCACCGACGCGCGATCTGCCGAGCGTCGAGGTGCGGGTGTTGCGCCAGGGACGACGCAACGCTCAGGTGACGGCCACCGCGACCGCGCCTGACGGTTCGATCGTCGCCACGGCCGATGCCGTGTTCACCGCACGAGCGGCAGCGCCGATCACGCACCGACTGTCCCCCGAGGCGCCCTCCGGTGTCACCCCGCTCGAGTCGGCGTCGCCGATCGTCATCGACCCGCAGTTCATGCCGCTGGCGACGGCGTTCGAGATCCGTCCCGCCACGTCGATCCTGCCGTACACCGGGGCCGACGACGCCGAACTGTACGCGTGGATCCGTCTCGCCGGCCCCTCCCCCGACCCGCAGTCGCGGTTGCTGATCCTGGCCGACGCACTGGCGCCGTCGTACGCCGCGACACTCAACGTCCTGGCGCCCATCCCGACGGTGCGAATGGCTGTTCACTTCGCGCCCACCACAAAGAGCAGCGACGACGATTGGGTGTTGCTACACGCTCGGACCCCGCACGCCGACGATGACGGCTGGCTCAGCGAGTCTCTGGACCTGTGGACGCCAGACGGAGTTCACCTCGCGTCGTCGACACAACTGCGTATCGTCCGACACTGATGAAAAAGAAAGCCCGGACCGATTGGTCCGGGCTTTCTCATCTAGTAGCGGGGACAGGATTTGAACCTGCGACCTCTGGGTTATGAGCCCAGCGAGCTACCGAGCTGCTCCACCCCGCGATGCATGTACTACGATACAGCACTCTCGCACCCGCTCCGAACCGGGGCCCGGAGGCCGGAATGCAAGAAGACCCGGACCGATTGGTCCGGGTCTTCTCATCTAGTAGCGGGGACAGGATTTGAACCTGCGACCTCTGGGTTATGAGCCCAGCGAGCTACCGAGCTGCTCCACCCCGCGTTGCATCGACTACGTTACACAGCGGTGAACGACAGAGGCAAATCGATTACCCGGCAACGTGATCGAGGGCACGAACCCGCCGATCAACGGGCCCGGACACCCATCAGGCCTGCCAATTGGTTGGCGAGCGGGTTGAGGTTCAGCTTGTCGGGATCACGCTTGGGCTTGTTGTCCCAGGGCTGCACGAAGTCAGGGTTCGACAAGTCGGCGTTGTTCGCGCCGCGCACCGCTGTCGGACTGCCGGTGGGCACCGAGCAGGCAGCCTTGGTGTTGAACGGGAAGTCGTCGTAGTTGATGTCGAAGTCGGGGTTGCGCGCCTTGATCTGGTCGATCATCCGCTGCGTGCTCTCGTAGCCGCGTGTACAGCTCGGCGGGTTCTCCGTCTCGAGGACGATGCCGAACCGGATTGTCCCTTCCGGCGACGACGTGGTCATGCTGCTCGCGGACAGGGACGACAGCATCGCGAAGGTCATGCCGGTCACGAACGACGCCGGTTCGATCGTGTCGACCGTCGTACCCAGTTGGTGGATGAGTTTCGTGGCGTCTGCGCCGTTGTCGTCGAGGAACCTCGACAGCGTCGTCGCCGCACGGGGCCCGTCGGTGAGGATCCGGCGGATCGCCGGGTCGGACGACGCGAGCGTCGCCGCGACCACGTTGAGGTTCTTCGACCACGACAGGATCTCATCCGACTGCTCAGCCTGTGTCGCCAGGACCGGACGCGAGTTCTTGATCAACTGGATCGTGTCGTCCAGGTTCTCGACGCCAGTCTGCGACAGCTTGTCCAGGGAGTCGACGAGCCGAGTCAGGTTGTCACCCTGACCGTCGAAGGCCTTGCCGAGTTCAGTGACGGCGATCCGCAGATCGTCGACGGGGACCGTCTTCGTCAGGTCGATCGCCGACTGCGTGACTTCCTGCAGCTTCGGCGGGAACCGCACCTGCGACGCCGCGATACGTGATCCTTCATGGAGGAACGGTCCGTCAGCCGACGTCGGCTGGAAGTCGAGGAACTGCTCGCCGATCGCGGACCGGTTCGCCACGACAGCGAGGGCGGACGCCGGAATCTGTTCACCACTGGACTCGAGGACCAGGTCGACGTCAACACCGTCTGCAGTCATCCGCAGATCACGTACACGTCCGGCGGCGACACCTCGATAGGTGACCTGAGCCTCCGAGAACAGGCCTCCCGCGTCGGGCATCTCCACCGTCACCCGGTACACGCCGACGCCCACCGCCTGGTCCATTCGGGCGTACCGAATGCCGCCGTACACCGACGCCACCAGCCCCAACAGGACAACAACGATGAGCTGGATCTTCACTAGACGACTGAGCGGTGGCATACCGACCCTTCCCGGAAACAGTGCGGGCCCCGACTACCCCACTGTGCGCAGTGTAAACGTTGTTTACATGAGGAAACGAGCCCCGGCACTCCATTCGTGATCAAGGATCTCCAATGTGACGTCATGTGATGGTGCTCACTTCCGGAGTAGGGTGAGACTCACCAGTCCGGCCCGCCAGGACCGACCGAATCCAGGAGGCGACATGGCAGACCCAAACATCCATCACGAGAACCACGGCAATCATCCGATGAGCCTGCTCGCGTTCGTATTGCTACTGGCCGGAGGCGCTCTGTCGGCGCTCTGGATCGTCACTCTCGCCGACCTTCCGGCAGGGCGGACGATGAACATCACCTACGGTGTGCTCGCCCTCGGGTGCCTGGTGTCGTCGGCGCTGATCTTCCGTCACCTCACCACTCACCTGCATCACTCACCGGTGATGCCGGACAACACCCAGTCCGAGATCGACCGCTACCTCGGCAAGGTGCGCTGAGACACACCTGACCGACAACAAAACCGCCGAGCCCCTGTGCAGGGACTCGGCGGTTTCGTTTGGCCCGATCAGTTTCCGGACGGATAGTCTGCGAGCGCGGCCTTCAGC
This genomic window from Gordonia sp. PDNC005 contains:
- a CDS encoding propionyl-CoA synthetase, translated to MGSYADAFARSIDHPDDFWLDAAAGVDWITPPTRALDDSNPPIYRWFPDGSLNTSTNALDRHVASGRGDQIALIWDSAMTSTVRTYTYAQLLDEVAAFAGVLAAQGVTKGDRVVIYLPMIPEAAIAMLACARIGAVHSVVFGGFAAPELATRIDDAEPVAVITASGGLEPGRVVEYLPLVKSAIELAASTPSTVIVKDRAEVPGSASDYDGWLDWDAELAAASPAAPVEVAATDPLYILYTSGTTGKPKGVVRDNGGHAVALTWSMHNVYDISPGDVWWTASDVGWVVGHSYIVYGPLLVGATTVMYEGKPVGTPDAGAFWRVIDQHKVAALFTAPTAIRAIRKADPDATELAKYNTSTLRTLFAAGERLDPDTYTWASEVLGVPVVDHWWQTETGWAIAANLRGLEPMPIKAGSPTVPVPGYAVEVVDATGGPVPAGGEGNIVIRLPLPPGTLAGLWRDEDRLRASYLNTFDGFYLTGDSGYIDADGYVVVLGRSDDVINVAGHRLSTGSIEAVVAAHPAVAECAVIGIRDDLKGQRPSGYVVLKAGVDVNDDTLRSELVQRVRDEIGAVATFRDVTVVASLPKTRSGKILRKTMRQIVDGEEYTVPSTIEDASVLDALVEQLTQS
- a CDS encoding lipase family protein; the protein is MRVKKAIACLVAATAGVSLIAAPAAAAPSSVRVAPAPLVPLPQELDSSFYRPAQSRVAAAAPGEILGARRINAANFGVAPLNVDAWQLSFRSTDTSGRPIPAVTTILKPRGATKGPRKVISMQIAEDSTAGYCSTSYAVQHLNASPLLGQVVAPAELLVGQGFLAQGYALVLPDHEGPNHAYAAGPLGARITLDSLRAAKQFAPSTITDASPIGLYGYSGGAIVTGHTAELKQSYAPELNIVGAAEGGVPADLGSLLRTAQNGATSGLVLGAVFGLAREYKYFDTFLDRRLNPLGKGLRDLKGPLCVQYQAATFPFLNNIGLIDWPGGALNAPSVKRLLVDTRMGRARPDVPMYIWNSQLDEIVPVGQVNTLVKKYCAAPGPSITYTRDHLSEHIIGEVAGAPMAFLWLKDRLDGKPAVPGCTTRDELSMTTDAKWWPTFSRTIGTDLAALFGAAIGRGK
- a CDS encoding TetR/AcrR family transcriptional regulator — translated: MTESRSYRGQSVDDRRRLRRARFLDSGLQLFGTQGYTGTSIPAVCKHAALSSRQFYEVFADREDLLKALYDETQDAAMAAVSDAIAAELEKQSTLEEMFSAGITAFVMYYADSPQRIRVSFIEVVGVSPAFEAHRRERRLRWASLLAAVSERGAQQGMDVTATDPLAWAAYLGAVNAAIVEHSEVPSTTVDDVMRVMRRMLRPGVLG
- a CDS encoding lipase family protein, which encodes MTRHQAINGLVGVAAVAIGVVFALRPFGSVPILAAAIAGGLIVAGIGEATRAADGALPLRYAGAAALFTTGVVLLAWQGLSIVSVALVSGVGLVAWGATRIVGAIRGDDVATRVADALLGIAAIALAVTAFAWPGVTIFAATFVAGIALVWFGLTRLYRIVRGPSETAGRPHRVLRLATAVIAVVIAVPLAVVSIGVHRSSPTPDDFYSAPLDPAAKPGTLLRTEDFHRDVPDEARAWRILYTTTRDDGAAALASAIVVAPKSPPPGPRPVIAWAHGTTGAAPGCAPSVLDHPFTAGATPALPEVIASGSVMVATDYTGLGTEGPTPYLIGQGEARSVLDSVRAARGMSQLQLSPRTVVWGHSQGGHAALWTGIVAPTYAPDVEVSGVAAMAPASDLLGLADKLMGMTGGAVFGSYVLDAYSRTYGDIDFDDYVEPQARLPLHTMATRCLSEPAVVASVIEAFLVGTDPYGGSLDDGPLKQRLIENTPSAKLTMPLFLAQGDADDLISPAGQQSFAARQRSVGTDVDFRTYPGLGHVPLVEAGSPAVDDLLAWTRSVIDEGQRQFN